In Rhinopithecus roxellana isolate Shanxi Qingling chromosome 4, ASM756505v1, whole genome shotgun sequence, a single genomic region encodes these proteins:
- the LOC104653695 gene encoding LOW QUALITY PROTEIN: olfactory receptor 2H2-like (The sequence of the model RefSeq protein was modified relative to this genomic sequence to represent the inferred CDS: inserted 1 base in 1 codon), which yields MIIICNDSHSDFILLGFSNKPHLEKILFWVIFIFYFLTVAGNMVIVLVSLKDPKLHIPMYFFLSNLSLVDLCFTSSCVPQMLINFWGPEKTISYIGCAIQLYVFLWLGATECVLLVVMSVDRYVAVCHPLQYTMIMHPKLCLQLAILAWGTGLAQSLIQSPATLQLPFCSHRMVDDIVCEVPALIQLSSTDTTYNEIQMSTASVILLVVPLIINLSSYGAIAKAVLRIKSTVGQKKAFSTCTSHXLVVSLFYGTVTGVYLQPKNHYAHEWGKFLTLFYTVVTPTLNPLIYTLRNKEVKGALIRLGRRTWDSQNN from the exons ATGATTATAATTTGCAATGACAGCCACAGTGATTTCATCCTTCTGGGCTTCTCTAACAAGCCACATTTGGAGAAGATACTTTTTtgggtcatttttattttttattttttgactgttgcaggaaatatGGTCATAGTTCTTGTGTCCTTGAAGGATCCAAAACTCCACATCcctatgtatttctttctttccaacctTTCCTTGGTAGACCTATGTTTCACCAGCAGCTGTGTTCCACAGATGTTGATTAACTTCTGGGGCCCAGAAAAGACCATCAGCTACATTGGCTGTGCCATTCAACTCTATGTTTTTTTGTGGCTTGGGGCCACGGAATGTGTCCTTCTTGTTGTCATGTCTGTGGATCGTTATGTGGCAGTGTGTCATCCACTGCAATATACCATGATCATGCACCCAAAACTTTGTCTGCAGCTGGCTATCCTGGCATGGGGGACTGGCTTGGCCCAGTCTCTGATCCAGTCCCCTGCCACCCTCCAGTTACCCTTCTGCTCCCATCGGATGGTGGATGATATTGTTTGTGAAGTCCCAGCTCTGATTCAGCTCTCCAGTACTGATACTACCTACAATGAAATTCAGATGTCCACAGCCAGTGTTATCCTCCTGGTGGTGCCCTTGATCATTAACCTTTCCTCTTACGGTGCTATTGCTAAGGCTGTGCTGAGGATTAAGTCAACTGTGGGACAGAAGAAAGCATTTAGCACCTGCACCTCTC TTCTTGTGGTTTCTCTCTTTTATGGCACTGTCACAGGTGTCTACCTTCAACCAAAAAATCACTATGCTCATGAATGGGGTAAATTTCTCACTCTTTTCTACACTGTGGTAACCCCAACTCTTAATCCCCTCATCTATACTCTAAGGAACAAGGAGGTAAAGGGAGCACTAATAAGATTGGGGAGGAGGACCTGGGATTCCCAGAATAACTAA